CGGCAAGGACTCCGCCACCGAGCAGCAGCAGGCCTGGGCTCTGGGCGCCGTCCGCCGGCCCGTCGTCGACGAGGCCCGCTCGGCACGCGTCTGGGAGCGGGTCGAGGCGCTGTCCGGGGCGTACGAGATGGCACCGTAGGCGGTGGGACCGGCGGCCCGGCTGTGCGCACCGCGGACAGCCGGAATCCCCGTCGACACCCTCCCGCCGCAGGGGAGCGCCTGAGGGACTGGTGATGCGCGGCGCCCGCCGCCTCACCAGGGCGCGCTGCCGGTGCCCGGCGGTTGCGGGCCCCGGCGGGGCGGGGCCCCTCACCCGCGGCGGGTGTCACGCCGCGGGTGAGGGGGCCGCGGCGGTCCGCTGGGCGAGTACGTGCTCGCCGTAGAGGTCGTGGACCCAGTTGCTCTGGTAGATCGTCTCCAGGTACCGCTCGCCCAGGTCCGGCGCGATGGCCACCGCGGTCAGGTCGCGGTCCCCGTGTGCGGCGAGCCAGTCCGTCGCACCGCTGACGACGGTGCCGGTGGAGCCGCCGAAGAGGAATCCGCGCCGGGCCAGCCGATGGCACACCCGGATGGTGTCGGCCTCGGGTACGTGGACCACCTCGTCCACGTACGAGGTGTCCAGCAGCGGCGGCCGGACGCTGGTGCCCAGACCAGGGATCATCCGCCGGCCCGGGGTGTCGCCGAAGGTGACCGAGCCGACGCTGTCCACGGCCACGATGCGCACGGGGCGGTGCCACTCGCGGAAGTAGCGCGCGCACCCCATCAGCGTTCCGGTGGTGCCGGCGCCGACGAACAGCACGTCCAGGTCGGGGAACTGCCGGGCGATCGCCGGTGCCGTTCTGCGGTAGTGGGCCATGCCGTTGTGCGGGTTCATGTACTGGTTGAGCCAAACGTAGCGGCCGTCCGAGGCGCACAGCTCCCGCACATGGTCGATACGTGCCCCGAGGAAGCCGCCGTCGCCCGCCTCGGTGACCACGTGGACCTCGGCACCCAGGGCCTCCATCAGCAGCCGGGTGGACAGATTGCAGCGTGAGTCCGTTACGCACAGGAACCGGTAGCCCCTGCTGGCGGCGATCATGCTGAGCGCCACGCCCAGGTTCCCGGACGACGACTCGATCAGGATCGAGTCCGGCCGCAGCAGACCGTCGCGCTCGGCGGCCTCGACCATCTCCGAGGCGGCCTTGAGCTTGATCGAGCCTGCGAAGTTGAAGCCCTCGCATTTCAGGAACAGCGGGTGCCCGGCAAACGACTCCAGGTCGACATAGAGATCGTCTTCGTTGAAGTCCTGGGGAGCGGATATGACCGGCACGGCGGCCTCCTGTCGGACAGGGGGTGAGGGGACCAAGTCCGTCCGGGTGTTTCCCGAACGCTCCTCCAGTACGCCCGCCGGGAAGGCCGTCCGTCATGCCACCGGAATTCGGGGCTTGACATCGGCCAAAAGTGTGCACTCCAGTATCATCCCCATGTCTGCGCAGGTCAGAGGCATGATCTCTCGATAGTGGGAGCGTCGGACGCTTTCCGACTGGCTGCTTATCCGGAATAGGTGACCGAGTCAAGTACCGAATCCCAGTGGCAGGACACAGCCGGTCCGATCTGGCCTACTGGAGATTGTTCGGCATCGACGGAGAGCACGTAGCTGATCCGCGGCCGCGATCGTCCGGAAAGGGCGATCCGGGAATTGTCGATTCAAAGGGAGAACGGCGGTACGACCGCCCAGATTGCAGGTGTGCGACTCATGTGTCCATGGTTCCGCGACCGGGGCGCGGGAACGGCTTCGGCCTACCCGGATTCCCGGGACGGGCGCCGATCCGGCCTCCGGTCCGGCCTCCGGCCCGAGCGGCTCGGCGGAGACCCGATCGGCGTGACACAACGTGACCCTCTGCCGCTCGCCGCCGAAGTTCCCCCTAACGCACGGTGGCGCGGCGGCGCGGTCAGGGAAGCGGTCAGGGGAGGGGACCACGGAGTTCCCCTCGCAGGGCCGCACAGGACGCCGCTACCACACCGTGGCGCCGGGCACGCCCGCTGACGGCCGACCGGCGCTGCGACGCCACCCCATACGACCGGAACAACCGAGGAAAGACACGATGGACATGCATGCGGACAAGGGCCGGGAGTTCTGGCGCGAGGTGCTCGGTGCCGGTGGCCCGACGGCGATCCCGAGGTGGACGGCGAAGCCGTCGCAGGGGACCGCGGTCTGTGAGACGCGGGTTCCCGATGAGTTGGTGGGTGGGTTGCGGGGGTTGGCCGGGGTGTTGGGTGTGCCGGTGTCGTCGTTGTGGTTGGCGGCTCATGCGCGGGTGCTGGCGGTGTTGTCGGGTGAGGACGAGGTGGTGACGGGTTGGGTGCCGGTGGGGGGTGGGCGGGGGTTGCCGTGCCGGGTGGCGGCTGGTGGTGGGCGTTCCTGGCGGGAGTTGGTGGGGGATGCGGATCGGGTGGCTTCGGGGGTGGTGGGGCATCGGGAGTTCCCGGTGGAGGGGCTGGCGGAGGGCTCGCCGCGCCCTGGCCACGTCCGCCCGCCGCGCCCGCCCCCGCCACGTCCGCCCGCCCCGCAGGCCCGCTCGCCGCGCGGGCGGCCGAAGAGGTCCCCTGCCCGCCGGTGAAACCCCCCGTATGCCTCCTTCATGTAGCCGCGTGGGGGTTTGCGCATGGCGTGATGATGGCTGCATGGACGTCAACGAGGTGCTGCTGCCCGGGGTGGGGATGCGCTACGAGTTCGCCAACCGCGAGGGGGACCGGATGTGCGTCGTCGCCCGCCGGACGGGCGACTTCGAACTGATGGTCTACGAGGGTGCGGATCCGGACGAGGCGCGGGTCGTGTTCCGGCTCACCGGCGAGGAGGCCGACACCCTCGCCGAGATCCTGGGCGCGCCGCGCATCGCCGAGCGGTTCGCCGACCTGACGAAGGAGGTGCCCGGGCTCAGCGCCGGGCAGGTCGAGGTGCGGGCGGCCGGACCCTTCGCCGGCCGACCGCTGGGGGAGACCAGGGCCCGGACCCGGACCGGGGCGTCGATCGTGGCGGTCGTGCGCGGCGAGGAGGTGATCCCCTCCCCGGGGCCTGCGGAGCTGCTGCAGGCCGGGGACGTGCTGGTGGTGATCGGGACCCGCGACGGGATCTCCGCGGTGGAACAGATCATCCAGGGCTGAACCGTGAACGTCTCGGTCGCCCTGATGCTGGAGCTGGGCGCCATCCTCGCCGTGCTCAGCCTGCTCGGGGCGCTGGCCCGGCGCTTCGCGCTCTCGCCGATCCCGCTCTATCTCCTGGCGGGACTGGCGCTGGGCGAAGGGGGCATCGCCCCGGTTCCCGCCGCCGGCCCGTTCGTGGAGACCGGTGCGGGCATCGGAGTGGTCCTGCTGCTGCTGGTGCTCGGTCTCGAGTTCACCGTGCCGGAGTTCGCCGTCAGCCTGCGCCGCCATCTGCCCAGCGCGGTGGTGGACCTGGTGCTGAACGCGACCCCCGGGGCCGTGGCGGGCTGGCTGCTGGGGCTCGATGCCAGCGGGATCCTGGCCCTCGCGGGCGTGACGTACATCTCCTCCTCGGGCATCATCGCCCGGCTACTGGGCGACCTGCGGCGGCTGGGCAACCGGGAGACCCCGGCCGTGCTGTCGGTACTGGTGCTGGAGGACTTCGCCATGGCGGGGTTCCTGCCGCTGCTCTCCGTCGTCGCCGCCGGCGGCACCTGGCGGCAGGCCCTGCTGGGGGTGCTGCTGGCCCTCGGCGCGGTGCTGGCCGCGTTCAGCGTGTCGTACTGGTGGGGACACCGGCTGGGACGTGCGCTGCTGCATCTGCGTCCGGACCCCGAGCAGCTGCTGCTGCGGGTCCTCGGGGTGACGCTGGTCGTCGCGGCTCTCGCCGAGGCCGTCCACGTCTCCGCCGCGGTCGGCGCCTTCCTCGTCGGACTGTCGCTCACCGGTGAGGCGGCCGACCGGGCGCGCCAGGTGCTGAGCCCGCTGCGGGACCTGTTCGCCGCCGTCTTCTTCCTCGCCATCGGCCTGGCCATCAGTCCCCGGGCCCTGCTGCCGGTGCTGCCCGCCGCCCTGCTGCTGGCCGTGGTCACGGCGCTGACCAAGGTGGTGACAGGCTGGTACGCGGCGAGGCGCGAGGGCGCGGGGCCCCGGGGCCGGCTGCGGGCCGGCACCGCGCTGATCGCCCGCGGCGAGTTCTCCATCGTCATGATCGGACTGGTGGGTGTGCGCCAGGACCGGCTCGGCGCCCTGGTGGCCGCCTACGTCCTGCTGCTCGCCGTAGCCGGACCCGTGATCACCCGCTTCGCCGGTGCCCGCCCGGTCCCCCGGGCAGCGGCGGGGCACCAGGGAGGCACCCCCGCCGCGGCCGGGCCCGGGTGAGGCGGAACGCCGGGCGCACGGCCGTGGAGGAAGCGTTCAGGGCACTGCACGTGCG
The Streptomyces tirandamycinicus DNA segment above includes these coding regions:
- a CDS encoding cation:proton antiporter, which encodes MNVSVALMLELGAILAVLSLLGALARRFALSPIPLYLLAGLALGEGGIAPVPAAGPFVETGAGIGVVLLLLVLGLEFTVPEFAVSLRRHLPSAVVDLVLNATPGAVAGWLLGLDASGILALAGVTYISSSGIIARLLGDLRRLGNRETPAVLSVLVLEDFAMAGFLPLLSVVAAGGTWRQALLGVLLALGAVLAAFSVSYWWGHRLGRALLHLRPDPEQLLLRVLGVTLVVAALAEAVHVSAAVGAFLVGLSLTGEAADRARQVLSPLRDLFAAVFFLAIGLAISPRALLPVLPAALLLAVVTALTKVVTGWYAARREGAGPRGRLRAGTALIARGEFSIVMIGLVGVRQDRLGALVAAYVLLLAVAGPVITRFAGARPVPRAAAGHQGGTPAAAGPG
- the sbnA gene encoding 2,3-diaminopropionate biosynthesis protein SbnA, producing the protein MPVISAPQDFNEDDLYVDLESFAGHPLFLKCEGFNFAGSIKLKAASEMVEAAERDGLLRPDSILIESSSGNLGVALSMIAASRGYRFLCVTDSRCNLSTRLLMEALGAEVHVVTEAGDGGFLGARIDHVRELCASDGRYVWLNQYMNPHNGMAHYRRTAPAIARQFPDLDVLFVGAGTTGTLMGCARYFREWHRPVRIVAVDSVGSVTFGDTPGRRMIPGLGTSVRPPLLDTSYVDEVVHVPEADTIRVCHRLARRGFLFGGSTGTVVSGATDWLAAHGDRDLTAVAIAPDLGERYLETIYQSNWVHDLYGEHVLAQRTAAAPSPAA
- a CDS encoding cation:proton antiporter regulatory subunit; this translates as MDVNEVLLPGVGMRYEFANREGDRMCVVARRTGDFELMVYEGADPDEARVVFRLTGEEADTLAEILGAPRIAERFADLTKEVPGLSAGQVEVRAAGPFAGRPLGETRARTRTGASIVAVVRGEEVIPSPGPAELLQAGDVLVVIGTRDGISAVEQIIQG